In Thermodesulfobacteriota bacterium, one genomic interval encodes:
- a CDS encoding enoyl-CoA hydratase, protein MTDNYILTETKDHVAWITLNRPERYNAFGGYMRQQIVQALNAAAGDNDVRVVVITGTGKWFCTGGDVQEFADGETKALEATVSSRRPAMCEAVLAINRMEKPVIAAVNGMAAGGGCNLALACDIRLAGDQARFAQVFTRRGVHPDWGGIYFLPRLVGYAKAAELIFSAEIVKAEEAFRIGLVNKLVPQDQLVEAAREMAVRIAKNAPIPIAFAKRGLQNFYRWDLEQALDYECYVLEMCRKTEDIIEGFGAFLEKREPQFKGR, encoded by the coding sequence ATGACGGATAATTATATTCTCACGGAAACAAAGGACCATGTCGCCTGGATCACCCTGAACCGGCCGGAGCGGTACAACGCCTTCGGCGGTTACATGCGCCAGCAGATCGTCCAGGCCCTGAACGCTGCCGCCGGTGATAATGATGTCCGGGTGGTGGTCATCACCGGCACGGGAAAATGGTTCTGCACCGGCGGCGATGTCCAGGAGTTTGCCGACGGGGAAACCAAGGCCCTGGAAGCGACCGTCTCCAGCCGGCGGCCGGCCATGTGCGAGGCGGTCCTGGCCATCAACCGCATGGAAAAACCGGTCATCGCCGCGGTCAACGGCATGGCCGCCGGCGGGGGCTGCAACCTGGCCCTGGCCTGTGATATCCGCCTTGCCGGGGACCAGGCGCGGTTCGCCCAGGTGTTCACCCGCCGGGGGGTCCATCCGGACTGGGGCGGCATTTATTTTCTGCCCCGGCTGGTGGGCTACGCCAAGGCCGCGGAACTGATTTTCAGCGCCGAAATCGTCAAGGCCGAAGAAGCCTTCCGCATCGGGCTGGTCAATAAACTGGTGCCCCAGGACCAGCTGGTCGAGGCCGCCCGGGAGATGGCCGTCAGGATAGCGAAAAACGCGCCCATCCCCATTGCCTTTGCCAAGCGCGGCCTGCAGAATTTTTATCGCTGGGACCTTGAGCAGGCCCTGGATTACGAGTGTTATGTGCTGGAAATGTGCCGCAAGACCGAAGACATCATCGAAGGCTTCGGCGCTTTTCTGGAAAAGCGGGAGCCGCAATTCAAAGGCCGTTGA
- a CDS encoding nitronate monooxygenase — MNFFANRVTDIFGTRYPVSLGPMRQITLGAMAGAVSAAGGFGQIAASGLEKEEIKREIGIARAITDRPVGVNIPVYRPNALEALEAAIEAGVKTITTSAGNPARIMERAKPAGLRVAHKVSSVAMGKKAQDAGVDAVIAMGFEAGGHVGREKITTMCLVPQLVDALSIPVIAAGGIADARGVVAAFALGAEGVEIGTRFVATVQAPVPGFFKDMIAAAGCDATLLLGKDAMPIRVMRNAVTAMVAGMDQAEADRKMISGGDATYVQAGGNADTAVMPCGQIAGLVRTIADVAAVMEEITTGAAALSRNLAALFHSKESHDG; from the coding sequence ATGAATTTTTTTGCCAACCGGGTCACGGACATTTTCGGCACCCGTTATCCCGTGTCCCTGGGGCCCATGCGGCAGATCACCCTGGGCGCCATGGCCGGGGCTGTTTCCGCGGCCGGCGGGTTCGGACAGATCGCCGCCTCGGGCCTTGAAAAAGAGGAAATCAAACGGGAAATCGGCATTGCCCGGGCCATCACCGACCGACCGGTGGGCGTCAATATCCCGGTTTACCGGCCCAACGCCCTGGAGGCGCTGGAAGCCGCCATCGAAGCCGGCGTTAAAACGATTACCACCTCGGCCGGCAATCCGGCCAGGATTATGGAGCGGGCCAAACCGGCCGGTCTACGGGTGGCTCACAAGGTGTCCAGCGTGGCCATGGGGAAAAAGGCCCAGGACGCCGGGGTGGACGCCGTTATTGCCATGGGGTTTGAGGCCGGCGGTCACGTGGGCCGGGAGAAGATCACCACCATGTGCCTGGTGCCGCAGTTGGTGGATGCCCTGTCCATTCCGGTCATCGCCGCCGGCGGTATCGCCGACGCCCGCGGTGTGGTGGCGGCGTTTGCCCTGGGCGCTGAAGGGGTCGAAATCGGCACCCGCTTCGTGGCCACCGTTCAGGCGCCGGTGCCCGGTTTTTTCAAGGACATGATCGCCGCCGCCGGATGCGACGCCACCCTGCTGCTGGGCAAGGACGCCATGCCCATCCGGGTGATGCGCAATGCCGTTACCGCCATGGTGGCGGGCATGGACCAGGCCGAGGCCGACCGGAAGATGATCTCCGGCGGCGACGCCACTTATGTCCAGGCCGGCGGCAACGCCGACACGGCCGTCATGCCCTGCGGGCAGATCGCCGGACTGGTCCGGACGATTGCCGATGTGGCGGCGGTAATGGAGGAGATTACAACCGGCGCGGCCGCCCTTTCCCGAAATCTGGCCGCGCTGTTTCATTCCAAGGAGAGTCATGACGGATAA
- a CDS encoding AAA family ATPase: MKSVEGLVVPAHEQHFFLPQAVIENLDRVKLLADRHPVNVLVTGRQGCGKSTLVRQFAALHRRPLATFQIGILSEPGQLFGEYRLRDGRTEYQEFLFPRAVRTPGCVIHLEEINRPEHPKALNMLFSILSDDRSVWTDELGMITVAPGVVFFATLNEGEEFAGTEMLDAALADRFYVTALDYLPPAVETEVLREKGGIGEADALTLVNIANKLRANAQEPIVVSTRHTLMMAEMIAVGATVREAITYSLQIDRDLLESALLSLHLETGALDSGREERYQSY; encoded by the coding sequence ATGAAGTCGGTTGAAGGCCTGGTCGTTCCGGCCCATGAACAGCATTTTTTTCTGCCCCAGGCGGTCATTGAAAATCTGGACCGCGTCAAACTGCTGGCCGACCGGCATCCGGTCAATGTCCTGGTGACCGGGCGGCAGGGTTGCGGCAAATCCACCCTGGTGCGCCAGTTCGCGGCGCTTCACCGCCGGCCCCTGGCCACCTTTCAGATCGGCATCCTGTCCGAACCCGGCCAGCTGTTCGGTGAATACCGGCTGCGCGACGGCCGCACCGAATACCAGGAATTTCTTTTCCCCCGGGCCGTCCGCACGCCCGGCTGCGTCATTCACCTGGAGGAAATCAACCGGCCCGAACATCCCAAGGCCCTCAACATGCTGTTTTCCATCCTGTCCGACGACCGCTCCGTCTGGACCGATGAGCTGGGGATGATCACGGTGGCGCCGGGGGTGGTGTTTTTCGCCACCCTCAATGAAGGCGAGGAGTTCGCCGGCACCGAGATGCTGGACGCGGCCCTGGCCGACCGCTTTTACGTGACCGCCCTGGACTATCTGCCGCCGGCCGTGGAAACCGAGGTGCTGCGGGAAAAGGGCGGCATCGGGGAAGCCGACGCCCTGACCCTGGTCAATATCGCCAACAAGCTGCGCGCCAACGCCCAGGAGCCCATTGTCGTTTCCACCCGCCACACCCTGATGATGGCGGAAATGATCGCCGTCGGCGCCACGGTCCGGGAGGCGATCACCTACAGCCTGCAGATCGACCGCGACCTGCTGGAGTCGGCCCTGCTGTCCCTGCACCTGGAAACCGGGGCCCTGGACAGCGGCCGGGAGGAACGCTATCAATCCTATTGA
- a CDS encoding DUF4125 family protein, translated as MTPEDETRPALIDRIVGLEQEMFVAVVSETPAPCQQNTDAFRTMRRSQFYAWPDDALESYFDDLTVAKAAGKNLMTLKYARMDDRIPVLNTDPLIQEIVAIEVEWQHRLLQKYPALIGRGRPVEEADIGVSFKRYLAGELETYSGRTLACLGRHVKAVYRRGGNMSEDVYRHMVRSLGYQSLEEAEAVTAGREQ; from the coding sequence ATGACGCCTGAAGACGAAACCAGGCCCGCGCTGATCGATCGGATTGTCGGTCTGGAGCAGGAGATGTTCGTGGCGGTCGTTTCGGAAACGCCGGCGCCCTGCCAGCAGAATACGGACGCTTTCCGGACCATGCGCCGGTCCCAGTTTTACGCCTGGCCCGATGACGCCCTGGAATCTTATTTCGATGATCTGACGGTCGCGAAAGCAGCGGGGAAAAATCTGATGACCCTCAAGTACGCCCGCATGGATGACCGGATTCCGGTGCTGAACACGGATCCCCTGATCCAGGAAATCGTGGCCATAGAAGTGGAGTGGCAGCACCGGCTGCTGCAAAAATATCCCGCCCTGATCGGCCGGGGCCGGCCGGTGGAGGAGGCGGACATCGGCGTTTCCTTCAAACGCTATCTGGCCGGTGAACTGGAGACCTATTCCGGCCGGACCCTGGCCTGCCTGGGACGGCATGTGAAAGCAGTGTACCGGCGCGGCGGCAACATGTCCGAGGACGTGTACCGCCACATGGTCCGGTCCCTGGGATACCAGTCCCTGGAAGAGGCCGAGGCGGTGACGGCCGGACGGGAACAATGA
- a CDS encoding vWA domain-containing protein: protein MGQVLFPGMSFADAGAIVIDPSPARDVDYPLDFRIIDTLVGQVVHEAFRRTEWSQRVWGLLEEFMGTLSGRETVCFQKLADTAETIYVDLAADRTVAGLYAHIARRQAIGQWMKRRFPPGTLDALLLDWIRAAWPVPGGETAGSLSGSSALLVELRPLRQSLKTIAALPVRPLERCRRRADLYQRHWRILGPRLMELPVRDKTLLYYPEYRSAAGRPQISARGSVPPLPSALVHDMELQLSAGDVDLTPIIHSVAGYDNPEVVRMSRWDYHQPCRPVIDRRLVARLKSIFLNYGPRRKITSRGLAAGKIDPRRLYRAQLTGKCFCQRYAAPEDRWQICLLVDASGSMRGNKMRIVENTMANLNQALTGGRNRLSAYAYFEINNICMFSSLLSGGRLLTVPPSGKTASGQAIIAAAWLMDRGRGRQRNLLIHITDGESNFGCDVAHGIDFCRRENIFLVTLGCGCPDEAAMAKQYGRTIQFLKGYEQLPRAMERLFQRLFLHADPRLALGDHSKA from the coding sequence GTGGGCCAGGTGCTTTTCCCGGGCATGTCCTTTGCCGACGCCGGGGCCATCGTCATTGATCCCTCTCCCGCCCGGGACGTCGACTACCCCCTGGATTTTCGCATTATCGACACCCTGGTCGGTCAGGTGGTCCATGAGGCCTTCCGCCGGACCGAATGGAGTCAGCGGGTCTGGGGCCTGCTGGAAGAATTCATGGGGACCCTGTCCGGCCGGGAGACGGTTTGTTTTCAGAAACTGGCGGACACGGCCGAGACGATTTACGTGGATCTGGCCGCCGACCGCACCGTGGCCGGTCTTTACGCCCATATCGCCCGGCGGCAGGCGATCGGCCAATGGATGAAGCGGCGCTTTCCGCCCGGCACCCTGGACGCCCTGCTGCTGGACTGGATACGGGCGGCCTGGCCGGTCCCCGGCGGGGAAACGGCCGGGTCCCTTTCCGGCTCGTCCGCGCTGCTGGTCGAGCTGCGGCCCCTGCGGCAGTCCTTAAAGACGATCGCGGCCCTGCCGGTCCGTCCCCTGGAACGCTGCCGCCGGCGGGCCGATCTTTATCAGCGGCACTGGCGGATCCTGGGCCCCCGGCTGATGGAACTGCCGGTCCGGGACAAAACCCTGCTCTACTATCCCGAGTATCGCTCCGCGGCCGGACGGCCTCAGATTTCCGCGCGCGGCAGCGTGCCGCCCTTGCCGTCCGCCCTGGTCCACGACATGGAACTGCAACTGAGCGCCGGGGATGTGGACCTGACCCCGATCATCCATTCCGTGGCCGGGTACGACAACCCCGAGGTGGTCCGCATGTCGCGATGGGATTACCATCAGCCCTGCCGTCCGGTCATTGACCGTCGTCTGGTGGCCCGGCTGAAATCGATTTTTCTCAATTACGGGCCCCGGCGCAAAATTACCAGCCGGGGACTCGCCGCCGGGAAAATCGATCCCCGCCGGCTTTACCGGGCCCAACTGACGGGCAAATGCTTTTGCCAGCGGTACGCCGCACCGGAAGACCGCTGGCAGATCTGCCTGCTGGTGGACGCCAGCGGCTCCATGCGGGGCAACAAGATGCGGATTGTCGAGAACACCATGGCCAACCTGAACCAGGCCCTGACCGGCGGCCGCAACCGGCTGTCGGCCTATGCGTATTTTGAAATCAACAACATCTGCATGTTTTCCAGCCTGCTCTCCGGCGGCCGACTGCTGACCGTGCCGCCGTCGGGCAAGACCGCTTCGGGCCAGGCCATTATCGCCGCCGCCTGGCTGATGGACCGGGGACGCGGCCGGCAGCGCAACCTGCTCATTCATATCACCGACGGCGAATCCAATTTCGGCTGTGATGTCGCCCATGGCATCGACTTCTGCCGCCGGGAAAACATTTTCCTGGTGACCCTGGGCTGCGGGTGTCCGGACGAGGCGGCCATGGCAAAACAATACGGGCGGACCATCCAGTTTCTGAAAGGGTATGAACAGCTTCCACGGGCCATGGAACGGCTGTTCCAGCGATTGTTTCTCCACGCCGATCCGCGATTGGCCCTGGGCGATCATTCCAAAGCATAA
- a CDS encoding DUF4037 domain-containing protein, with product MQGLTLSRKYFEAHGLPLIESRFGHVRDRIAAGLVGDGSECFGFDDELSRDHDWGPGFCVWLTADDYLAFGPALQEAIDGLPTVFEGFGPRRQSRWGQDRVCVFEIGAFYRRFIGCGQPPDDPEDWLMLPETALAACTNGEVFTDPPDEFSRRRRVLLDFYPEDVRLKKIASRCMTIGQSGQYNYPRCVKRGDVFGARYAMTKFCADYFSAVFLLNKRYLPFYKWVGRAASTLPLLGPASLDKITRLMGEAADPARCRELIESLCADLVGVLRAEALTEGTGDFLADHGPEVQRRIQHPGLRERDVWIG from the coding sequence ATGCAGGGCCTGACATTATCCAGAAAATATTTTGAGGCCCACGGCCTGCCGCTGATCGAAAGCCGGTTCGGTCACGTGCGCGACCGCATTGCCGCCGGCCTGGTGGGAGACGGTTCGGAATGTTTCGGATTCGACGACGAACTGTCCCGCGATCACGACTGGGGGCCGGGCTTCTGCGTCTGGCTGACGGCTGACGATTACCTCGCTTTCGGGCCGGCATTGCAGGAAGCCATTGACGGGCTGCCGACGGTGTTCGAGGGATTCGGTCCCCGCCGCCAAAGCCGGTGGGGGCAGGATCGCGTCTGCGTCTTTGAAATCGGGGCCTTTTACCGGCGTTTTATCGGTTGCGGGCAGCCGCCGGATGATCCCGAAGACTGGCTGATGCTCCCGGAAACCGCCCTGGCGGCCTGCACCAACGGTGAAGTGTTCACCGACCCGCCGGATGAATTTTCCCGGCGCCGGCGGGTGCTGCTGGATTTCTACCCCGAGGACGTGCGGCTGAAAAAGATCGCCTCCCGCTGCATGACCATCGGCCAGTCCGGCCAGTACAACTACCCCCGCTGCGTCAAAAGAGGCGATGTCTTCGGCGCCCGTTATGCCATGACCAAATTCTGCGCCGATTATTTTTCCGCCGTCTTTCTGCTCAACAAGCGATACCTGCCTTTTTATAAATGGGTCGGCCGGGCGGCGTCAACCCTGCCGCTGCTCGGCCCCGCCAGCCTGGACAAGATCACGCGCCTGATGGGGGAGGCGGCGGACCCGGCCCGCTGCCGGGAACTCATCGAGTCCCTTTGCGCCGACCTGGTCGGCGTTCTGCGGGCGGAGGCCCTGACGGAGGGGACCGGCGATTTTCTGGCCGACCACGGCCCGGAAGTCCAGCGCCGCATTCAACACCCGGGCCTGCGGGAGCGCGATGTCTGGATCGGCTGA
- a CDS encoding AMP-binding protein, which translates to MTIEWNVGYITYKRALMTPEKVAIIFEDEPVTYRQLNEGVNRCAHMLRQMGLKKGDRICVLMLNCMEFLELYFAAAKLGIIFVPLNWRMVGPELEYQINDCGARMLAFHDSFLGSIDLIRTSLNVDEDKFVFLKSGSPELPGFRLPDCPSWARSYAQLVRDQSLAEPVPEEPVRLSDPLAIVYTSGVTGDPKGAVLSHEQTFFKNAQVGYYTNCTADDVLIAQMPLFHSGGLFIVTTPALSAGMTMVMRRGFDANEFAEDIQRYRGTIVFALTTMWRLILETGKLDQIDTGSVRSVIGGGERTPPVLFDELAKRGLYMQQGFGQTENSAMMVVPKEDIKRKMGSIGKPGFFTDIWIAGPSGERLPPGEIGAIVAKGPTVMSGYWNKPEETARAIVNGVLDTGDLGYMDEEGFFYIVDRAKDMYRSGGENVYPAEIEKVLMGHPRINNVAIFGVPDDKWGEVGMACVVPEKGQTITKEEIHQFLKDKVAKYKYPAHVEILADLPMTATMKVKKGALKQSYLQN; encoded by the coding sequence ATGACCATCGAATGGAACGTCGGCTATATCACGTATAAACGGGCGCTCATGACGCCGGAAAAGGTCGCGATCATTTTTGAGGATGAACCGGTGACCTATCGGCAGCTCAACGAAGGGGTCAACCGCTGCGCCCATATGCTGCGGCAGATGGGCCTCAAGAAAGGCGACCGCATCTGCGTCCTCATGCTCAATTGCATGGAATTTCTGGAGCTGTATTTCGCGGCGGCCAAGCTGGGGATCATCTTCGTGCCGCTCAACTGGCGCATGGTCGGTCCGGAACTGGAATATCAGATCAACGACTGCGGCGCCAGAATGCTGGCCTTTCATGACTCGTTTCTGGGCAGCATCGACCTGATCCGGACCAGCCTGAACGTCGACGAGGACAAGTTCGTTTTTTTAAAAAGCGGCAGCCCTGAACTGCCCGGCTTCCGTCTGCCGGACTGCCCCTCCTGGGCCCGGTCTTACGCTCAACTGGTCAGGGACCAGAGCCTGGCCGAACCCGTCCCGGAAGAGCCGGTGCGTCTTTCCGATCCCCTGGCCATCGTTTACACCTCGGGTGTTACCGGCGATCCCAAGGGCGCCGTTCTGTCCCACGAGCAGACCTTTTTCAAAAATGCCCAGGTGGGCTATTACACCAACTGCACCGCCGATGACGTGCTCATCGCCCAGATGCCCCTGTTTCATTCCGGCGGGTTGTTCATCGTCACCACTCCGGCCCTGTCCGCCGGTATGACCATGGTCATGCGGCGGGGGTTTGACGCCAACGAGTTCGCCGAGGATATCCAGCGCTATCGCGGCACCATCGTGTTCGCCCTGACCACCATGTGGCGGTTGATCCTGGAAACCGGCAAGCTGGATCAGATCGATACCGGCAGCGTCCGCTCCGTGATCGGCGGCGGCGAACGGACCCCCCCCGTTCTGTTCGACGAACTGGCCAAACGCGGTCTGTATATGCAGCAGGGTTTCGGCCAGACCGAGAACTCGGCCATGATGGTGGTCCCCAAAGAGGACATCAAGCGCAAGATGGGCTCCATCGGGAAACCCGGATTTTTCACGGATATCTGGATCGCCGGTCCTTCCGGCGAGCGGCTGCCGCCCGGTGAAATCGGCGCCATCGTCGCCAAGGGGCCGACGGTCATGAGCGGGTACTGGAACAAGCCCGAAGAGACCGCCCGGGCCATCGTCAACGGCGTGCTGGATACCGGGGACCTGGGCTACATGGACGAGGAAGGGTTTTTCTATATCGTCGACCGGGCCAAGGACATGTACCGCAGCGGCGGGGAAAACGTTTATCCGGCGGAAATCGAGAAGGTGCTCATGGGACATCCCAGGATCAACAACGTCGCCATTTTCGGGGTGCCGGACGACAAATGGGGCGAGGTGGGCATGGCCTGCGTGGTCCCCGAAAAGGGGCAGACCATCACCAAAGAGGAGATTCATCAGTTTTTAAAAGACAAGGTCGCCAAGTACAAGTATCCCGCCCATGTGGAGATCCTGGCGGACCTTCCCATGACCGCGACGATGAAAGTGAAAAAAGGCGCCCTGAAACAGAGTTATCTGCAAAACTGA
- a CDS encoding acyl-CoA carboxylase subunit beta, with the protein MEEHLAKRLAELEAVRQQVRAGGGPKKVEKHHAEGKLTARERIDQLLDPDSFFEINMLAGHAVNMPGDGLVCGSGTVAGRPVFVYSQDRTVRGGSVGVEHGYKMYRTVERALEMQAPLIGLHDSPGARLPSAAELEWLSANKRAIFSNISQKHGGAIFFPNTQASGAIPQVSAILGTCAGISVYSPALNDFIFMVDNISHMFITGPMVVKMVTGEDIGIEELGGARVHAQKTGTCDFRCPDETGCLSEIRRLLSFLPANCHEQPPVVPTGDEPDRACPELNDILPAHPNQPYDMRRVIHAIVDNHDFMEVKKEFAGEMITGFGRLDGKTVGIVANQPMVMAGSLTVDSSDKQARFIRFCDAFNIPLLILADTPAYMPGSSQEHTGIIRHGAKVLYALCEATVPRICIALRKAYGGGNLGMGILPGLGSDLVLYWPTMETGILGAEQSVMLLFGSHERAAEPGFLDQKLKEYRESYANPIYDISSNINVEDVITPAETRRYVIRALAMLAAKKRPRADKRHGNIPL; encoded by the coding sequence GTGGAAGAGCATCTGGCAAAACGGCTGGCGGAACTGGAAGCGGTCAGACAACAGGTCCGGGCGGGCGGCGGCCCGAAGAAAGTGGAGAAACATCATGCCGAGGGCAAGCTGACGGCCCGTGAGCGCATTGATCAGCTCCTTGACCCGGACAGTTTTTTTGAAATTAATATGCTGGCCGGACACGCCGTCAACATGCCCGGCGACGGTCTGGTCTGCGGCAGCGGTACGGTGGCCGGCCGGCCGGTCTTTGTCTATTCGCAGGACAGGACCGTGCGGGGCGGGTCCGTCGGCGTCGAACACGGCTACAAGATGTACCGGACGGTGGAGCGGGCCCTGGAGATGCAGGCCCCCCTGATCGGTCTGCACGATTCGCCGGGCGCCCGGCTGCCCAGCGCCGCCGAGCTGGAATGGCTGAGCGCCAACAAGCGGGCCATATTTTCGAACATTTCCCAGAAGCACGGCGGCGCCATTTTTTTCCCCAACACCCAGGCCTCGGGCGCCATTCCCCAGGTTTCGGCCATTCTCGGCACCTGCGCCGGGATCTCCGTCTATTCCCCGGCCCTGAATGATTTTATTTTCATGGTCGACAATATCAGTCACATGTTCATCACCGGCCCCATGGTGGTGAAAATGGTCACCGGTGAGGATATCGGCATTGAAGAGCTGGGCGGGGCCAGGGTTCACGCCCAGAAAACCGGGACCTGCGATTTTCGCTGCCCCGACGAGACCGGCTGTCTGTCCGAAATACGCCGGCTGCTCTCATTCCTGCCGGCCAACTGCCATGAGCAGCCGCCAGTGGTCCCAACCGGCGACGAACCTGACCGCGCCTGCCCTGAGCTAAACGACATTCTGCCGGCCCATCCCAATCAGCCCTATGACATGCGCCGGGTCATTCACGCCATCGTCGACAACCATGATTTCATGGAAGTCAAAAAGGAGTTTGCCGGGGAAATGATCACCGGCTTCGGCCGCCTGGACGGGAAAACCGTGGGCATCGTGGCCAACCAGCCCATGGTCATGGCCGGGTCGCTGACGGTGGACAGCTCCGACAAGCAGGCCCGGTTCATCCGCTTCTGCGACGCCTTCAACATTCCCCTGCTGATCCTGGCGGACACGCCGGCCTATATGCCGGGATCGAGCCAGGAACATACCGGCATCATCCGGCACGGGGCCAAAGTGCTTTATGCCCTGTGCGAGGCCACCGTGCCGCGGATTTGCATCGCCCTGCGCAAGGCCTACGGCGGCGGCAACCTGGGCATGGGCATTCTGCCGGGGCTGGGCTCCGACCTGGTGCTGTACTGGCCGACCATGGAGACCGGTATTCTCGGGGCCGAACAGTCGGTCATGCTCCTGTTCGGGAGCCACGAGCGGGCCGCCGAGCCCGGATTTCTGGATCAGAAGCTCAAGGAGTACCGTGAATCCTACGCCAATCCCATTTACGATATATCCTCCAACATCAACGTGGAGGACGTGATCACCCCGGCGGAAACCCGGCGGTATGTCATCCGGGCCCTGGCCATGCTGGCCGCCAAAAAACGACCGCGGGCCGACAAGCGGCATGGCAATATTCCTTTGTAA
- a CDS encoding NAD-dependent epimerase/dehydratase family protein, with amino-acid sequence MKPAVLIIGGSYFAGRVLVEEMRKTGDFRLFVLNRGNRPLHLEGVTELRADRHDPEALGRAIPPERWAGVVDFCGYTGRDVDILLSALAPGTAAHYIFISTASVYGNSRSLPLLENSPLLTTPQPELGPAADYGFDKCRAESVVKEKCRAAGMAWTILRPVIIYGRYNYAPRESYFFDRIQNGDTVVIPEKGLALFQFLLVDDLARIIIRCLNAGPARDAIFNAAAPDLVSYARYAEVLEEITAERIPVLPLGIGEIEARRIPLPFPLDSHIIVSGEKLARALDFEYTPFAEGMGRTWQWWQSKRY; translated from the coding sequence ATGAAGCCAGCGGTGCTGATCATCGGCGGCAGCTATTTCGCCGGCCGGGTTCTGGTCGAGGAAATGCGCAAAACCGGGGACTTCCGGCTGTTTGTGCTAAACCGCGGCAACCGGCCCCTCCATCTTGAGGGCGTCACCGAACTCCGGGCCGACCGTCATGACCCGGAGGCCCTGGGCCGGGCGATCCCGCCTGAGCGATGGGCCGGGGTGGTCGATTTCTGCGGATACACCGGCCGGGACGTGGATATTCTGCTGTCGGCCCTGGCCCCGGGTACGGCGGCCCATTATATTTTCATCAGCACGGCCAGTGTTTACGGCAACAGCCGGAGCCTGCCGCTGCTGGAAAATTCACCCCTGTTGACAACGCCCCAGCCGGAGCTGGGACCGGCCGCCGATTACGGCTTTGACAAGTGCCGGGCGGAGTCAGTGGTGAAGGAAAAGTGCCGGGCCGCCGGCATGGCCTGGACCATCCTTCGTCCGGTCATTATTTACGGCCGGTACAATTACGCCCCGCGGGAAAGCTATTTTTTCGACCGGATACAAAATGGGGATACGGTGGTAATTCCGGAAAAGGGGCTGGCGCTTTTTCAGTTTCTGCTGGTTGACGATCTGGCCCGGATCATTATCCGCTGCCTGAATGCCGGACCGGCCCGGGACGCCATCTTTAACGCGGCCGCGCCGGACCTGGTTTCCTATGCCCGCTACGCGGAGGTCCTGGAAGAGATAACCGCCGAACGCATTCCCGTTCTGCCCCTGGGTATCGGGGAGATCGAGGCCCGACGGATTCCCCTGCCGTTTCCCCTGGACAGCCACATCATCGTGTCCGGTGAAAAACTGGCGCGCGCCCTTGATTTTGAATATACCCCCTTCGCGGAAGGCATGGGCCGGACCTGGCAATGGTGGCAGTCGAAGCGTTATTAG
- a CDS encoding pyridoxamine 5'-phosphate oxidase family protein, which yields MQVSDTVKQFFASRERTNILATAGADGKVNVAAFGSPALDGDDRVSMLLGDNRTWANLSHNPQAAFLIIMHGGTGMGMKGCRLYVKVARTADSGPRFEARLAEIRARIGGAADMLKHLVVFDILEARPILDLGQGV from the coding sequence ATGCAAGTCAGTGATACCGTAAAACAGTTTTTCGCCAGCCGGGAGCGGACCAACATCCTGGCCACGGCCGGTGCCGACGGAAAGGTAAACGTGGCCGCGTTCGGGTCCCCGGCCCTGGATGGAGACGACCGCGTCAGCATGCTGCTGGGAGACAACCGTACCTGGGCCAACCTGAGTCATAACCCCCAGGCCGCCTTTCTCATTATTATGCACGGCGGCACGGGCATGGGCATGAAGGGCTGCCGGCTGTATGTGAAAGTCGCGCGGACGGCGGATTCCGGCCCCCGGTTCGAGGCGCGCCTGGCTGAAATCCGGGCCCGCATCGGGGGCGCGGCCGATATGCTCAAGCATCTGGTGGTATTCGACATTCTGGAGGCGCGGCCTATTCTGGACCTGGGCCAGGGCGTCTGA